TCCCTCACCCCTCCCCCTCTGCAGGTTCGGGACACAGAAAGGGTCATGGTGAAGGGGGCttgaacaaaatatatatattttaaaaaaaaacaaacaaaaaaaaaaaaaactatccaggaaACAGCTGAGGAAATAACAGGGCGGGCCAAGTCCAGGAGCCACGTCCCAGAGACATGAGGGCGACCTGTGGACCAGGAGCcagaacaaaaaaagtaaaaaaaaaaaaattattcagcctataatattttttttttttcatatatataatgACGGAACTACTATAAATCCACAAGCAACTGCTCAGACACGGCGCGTCCGGGGGGCTCTCTCGCTCTTTTGGGCAGCCCCCACCCTCCACATTTGGTGGGTGTTGAAGTCAGGACAAGGGGCTGAGGATCAGGGTCTCTTTCCCAGATCTGCGGCCCTCTCCTGACCAGGCGCCAGGACAAGGATTCCCTACTGAGGGGCTCCGGCAGTGGCTGCTACGGGCGTCCCAAGGGTGTTGGTTGCAGAGATGACGGGTGATCCGGCTAGAGAACCCAAAGCTGAGGGAGTTGGCACCGTGGAAATCCCTAAAAGGAAAAGCACTGGATCAATAAAGACATAATGGATCGATAGTAATAGAAAAGCCCAAATTTACAAAACCCCAAGTCTAGTCAAGAATCATAAAATAGTTTCCCCTCTAATACATGGAGACCAGACACCACAACATCCAGACACAAAGCCCACCCTGACCCACATCCTtcttacagctgagggtttgttacaattgtatccaaacTAGATCATCCACTGTGAGCTGAACACACCGGCAACACAAATCTTGGCTCTGATCAGGTTACATATTCCCTGCgctgatacaatgtatctgtcCGGAGCCCAGACTgttcagctcacagaggattgtccagACCAAATCCATTGCTATCCACCTCTCAGATGCTAGGAGTATGAGGTCCGCACTATAACTAGGGGGAATTTACTGAAGATTTTACAGATCATTGAATGGAGTCCACAGGGAGCTGTAGAAATCTGTATGcagagagctccccctagtggttgttGCAGGAAGCCAGAAGCGTATCATTTAGCTGTATGACTGAGCGAAGGGGGGCCGGGTACATGGAGCACTAGTAAGAAAATAAAATGGAGCACTAAACTCTACGAAGATATATTTCCGACATCCATAAAGACTTCTGGACCTAAAAACTGTTTTAACTTTCTAAGTTGGAGGTGCGCGTCAAAATAAACAGACCAAATATTGCCACTTATGCCAGTTTATGGGTATTTGACCATGTAATTTTAAATTGTAGCGAATTTTAATttggctaaaataaaaaatgtgccaCATACAGCTAAAAAAAAGCCGGGCGCTGCACAGATATGAATCACTCACATATGTATCATTGAAACCTCTAAATCTCTCTATCTACGTGTGTCCAGTCACTATAAGGCCGGGTtctcacgtagcgtaaacactgcggaactttcgcaacggaattgtgtgcggaagttccgcagcatttacagtagaagcaaagggaTGAGATTGAGAAAACCTCATTCCCACGTTGCGGAAAAAAAACCGCAGTGTAACCGTTAATTGACCcgcagtgcggaatttaattccacatcatgtcaatttatgctgcgtttttgttgattttccccgttgaatttaatggggatacaaaatctgcaacagaaaggCCAGTCTTGCGACTTTCGCGACGTATTGCGGttctcggacggaatgtactgcgggttccaggttggatacactGATTTTTACGAAGTAtacgtcccgtgggaacccgacctAAGACACGCCTAAACACGGCAAAGTCCAGTTTGTGCATGTAATGTCAATGTTAGCCTGTCCGCTCAGATGGCCAGCAGCGCAGCAGTCTATATCTACTGGCGGGAGTCATAGTGGTCGAGTCGATCACTTATTCACGGTGGCATCCCGGAAGTCTCTATTGTAAAGCTAGTCATTGAAGATACCCCTTAAAGcgtctctgtccccacattataagtgccctatcttgtacatgatgtgatcggcactgtaatgtaggtgacagcagtgttttttttatttagaaaaacaatcatttttgacggagttatgacctattttagctttatgctaatgagtttcttaatggacaactgggcgtgttttattatATGACCAAgaagggcgttgtacagagaagtgtatgacgctgaccaatcagtgaccaatcagcgtcatacacctctctccattcatttacacagcaaatagcgatatagttatatcactatgtgcagcctcatacacacactataacgttactgcagtgtcctgacagtgaatatacattacatccagccatgtgtattcacaatcctgacacttctctgcgATTTACaggatagcaggcgtagtctcgcgagattacgctgtaaactgtcattcacagcgagattgtattagcgaagtggtcaggattgtgaatacacatgacgtcctgtctggaggtgatgtatattcactgtcaggacactgcagtaatgttatagtgtgtgtatgaggctgcacatagtgatataactatatcgctatctgcagtgtaaatgaatggagagaagtgtatgacgctgattggtcactgattggtcagcgtcatacacttctctgtacaacccccttcttggtcatatagtaacacgcgcccagttgtccattgagaaactcattagcataacgtTATATAGGTCATaattctgtcaaaaatgatcgtttttctaaatataaaacactgctgtaatctacattacagcgccgatcacatcatgtacaagagaggccacttataatgtggggacagcctctttaaggatttATGATCAGTTCATGGTATTAATGTTCACAAATACGAAGTCTGATcttttaaaaagaataaaaataaaatattaattttaTATTGACATTCAATTATTGCAATAAGTGAATTAAAATAGAATGGAGGGTAAAAAGAAAATAGTGTGTACTTAAAAGACCAATTAATACTGGAAATAAAGGACCAAAAACCTTAAGACCTATTAGTAGTTTTTTCTTTATAGTAATATCCAGACATGGCAGGCTGCACGTTATTTACCTCTTGGGGTTAGGCCAGTTTAGACAGCCCCTTTTATATGGCAGTTCCCTGAGGGGTTCCCCTGCCATCTCATGGGAGCTGTAGTGTTAGGCCGTGTTCGGTCCTTGAGATATGGATCGTATGTCTGGCGTATTTTCCCCGACCAACAACAGTTCAGGGAGCTGAACACCTAGAATCATAGTCATGTAGGACGCTagatgtccctgcctccccgcagagatactgtcccgtattgtaatcattGTTTTAGAACGGGaccgtattcccgcggagaggcagcgACTCACagagtcatacataactatgatggtagAAGCCAGGCTCCCTGAACTATGGTCGGTCCAGGAAATATGGCCGACATATGGTCCAGATCTCATTAAACCAACGTgtgaagcaggcctgaggcctattTATATGGGCGAACAAGCGTTGGcaaaaaatacgcctgaaaaaaggtCTTCACACTCAGAaacacgcctgaaaaaaacggtgtGAGGAGATACCGTTATAGGCACGCATTTGCCTGTGTAAACCCAGCTTAAGGCTCCGTTCATACATCGGCTTCTTAACGGGCATTTAATATCGAGATTAGAGGATGACCCTCAGATTTCTGCTGCAGATGTGCAGCAACTTTGCACGAGAATCAaaagttgccccccccccccctcaacatAACATGTTTCAATTAGGGTATTCggggaaaaaaaaggaatgtGTAAATAGGACAGGCCTTTTTAATATAGCCTGTTGATACACAAAACTGCTGTGGACCCCATTAGGATTTTATGAAGAAACTCGTCTTGTAGGTTTGTGGCCATTTAAAACCAGTATACAACGCACCATGGATGGGAGTGTGGCATTTGATTTACGTCAGATACACCCAGGAAATAAATCATGATTTGGTACTGCAGTTTAGATTTAACACATGCCTGAACAAAACGCCACCACCAGAGGGAGTCCTAGAGCATTTTTCAATGACTGACCTGACTTATCACGGTTACTGGACTTGGGCTGGGACTGACCTGACATCATACTGGCGCTACTGACTGGGGTGCTGCCGCTGGGCATGTTTGAGGTGCCCATCCGAGACTGGTCCTTCACAATAGGGTCTGCAGAACAAAAGACGCATGAGAAGACGGACGAGAAAGAGAGGAGACGCAGAAAGTGAGAGGACATTTGAGCACTCACAGAAGTAAGGATGGTCCATGGCTTCACGAGCGGTCAGTCGTGTCTGGTGGTCATATCGCAGCAGCTTGTCCAGGAAATCCAAAGCCTCAGGACTGACTAAGTGCTGATTCTCACTGTGCACAAAGCGCTCCCATCGCTTGCGGGAATGTCTGGTTTAGCACACAAGAGATACGAAGTATAAAGGAGGCCGTACAGATAGTAAATCTTTATAACACTAGTGATATCATAATAAGGAGTAGCGGGAGCATTCATCGTGATCGGGTCTAGCACAAAGATTACTCACCTGCCCAGGATATCATTGAAGCGTGGATCCAGTTCAATATTGTATTTGTCAATGTAGTCGTACAGATCTTCTGTTCCCAGTACTTTGGCTATCCTCACCAACTGAGGGGGGAAAAGACATTTTACACATCACGCTCAAGAAACCTCGCAGCACCACCTGAAAATTACTGCAATGCAGCAAGGTTGggaccccttaaagggaaggcgtcatgaatcctttttttttagcatattgcttttaatatattaacataaattttatttgtgttctcatgttctactttttactgtgttcttacttttacttctctatgggggctgccatttttttttcatctcggtgtgtgtcgattaacgacacatacagagatggaatacggcacatacaaccccatagagaatgcgaacaggagccgttccattcactgcaacgTACACAGTCTGTGTgggaaatccagcgccattttcatgtggaccggaagccacttcGGGCCATATGTTCCAGGGAGCGGAGGCAGGAGAAGGTGTATTCGGTTCGTGTGTATTCGGTTCGTGTTagattgtctgctgagccctgtatctaatcctcctacactgtgcagtcgctcagaaaatggcagcacacggtgtaggagatttgaagattcaaccccctccttctcctggcactaaccagaataagggaggggggggggggattgtttgaggacactaaagagagtgtgtccaccccaaattttcaacataaatcaatgaggttgctttaccacagtgaccatgctgcaattttgggaactgctccctctagtggccagcacatggaaatgctaTAAAgtataatctaatttatatttctgacttgtgaaaaaattaaaacaacgtgtaatcacttaaataataattgtttaactaaaaaaaataataataattctagcgacacattccctttaaaggctttGTTCACCATTGAAAAATGTAtcagtatgtttggtgcaactttaattattattttatttttttttaaactcgttttattgaagaattgTAGTACAAATGCAATCGTGACATGTACATAATACATAGGATAAAACAGATTGTGTGAGACATAACATACAAATATTTCaaacaaaaatacatacatgtatTCAGACATAGCATAGATTCGGCAGTAACAAATACTATATTATGAAACAATTAGAATCTCGTCCCATCAGCGTCAATCAACTTTACTTATTAAAACGTATTttcactttgagatacagctgctttgtatcccgtatagagagcagctgcatctagcaCTGTGACCTGAATCTATTAGATCGAGCTCTTACCGATCCCATCAAAGCTCATAACTTAGATCTGATCGATaaaaggtggatcctgcatgtcagacactcaggacccgctgtcactgaacccgtccgaGATGGCACATCGGAGGGGGCAGCCCCCTATTTCTAACACTTTAGaggctgcagcatctaaggggttaagccgGCAAAATCAAAGATCTTTGATTTTGTCCGTTGCAGGGAggggtcggctgtattacacagccgtcacccgtcacccgctaagtatggagtgatCTCAGTCCGTTCCATTCTTCCCCTTAACAGCTGCAATGTACATGTAAGTGGCATGtcgttaactccttaacgccgaaggacggatatatccgtcctcagcagctgctagttcgcgcaggaggacggatatatccgtcctgtgatggcgcgggtactgccagtgtacccacgcgatcagcggcaggagcacggctgttatacacagcatggctcctgctgcaactgccggaatcgaagcgcgctccgattccggcagtttaacccattaaatgccgctgtcaatagtgacagcggcatctaatgtgtttgacagagggagggagctccctctgtcacccgatcggcgcccccgcaaacaaatcgcaggtcgccgtcgggtttccatggcagcgggggtctaacaaagacccccaggtctgttttCAGCAACTGccggttaggcgatgccggaggcatgacctattagattgcctgtcagttttacactgacagtataccaaagcattattgcctaagtataccaaagcattatatatgcgatcggcacatcgcatagtgaagtcccctggtgggacttaaaaaaaaaaatgtcaatcagttaaataaagtttgtggaaaaaaaaaaaaaattagtcaaaatcaaataaaactttttttgcccaaaaagtggttttattcagtaaaagtgtcaaaacaaatcacacatacacatatatggtatccccgcgatcgtaacaacttgaccaataaaatgaacacattaattaaaccaccggatgaacggcgtccaaaaaaaacgcaaaaaacgcaaaaattctctcttttctcccattccccccataaaaaataaagtaaaaattaatctataagtcctatgtaccccaaaatagtactaatgaaaactacacattggcccgcaaaaatcaagcccacgtacggccacatcgacggaaaaataaaaaaatgacggctcttggaacgcggcgatgcaaaaacaagtaatttttttctaaaaggctttttattgtgcaaacgtagaaaaaaaacataaaacctttacatatttggtatccctgtaatcgtgccgacccatagaataaactaaacatgttatttacgctgcatagtaaacggcgtaaatttataacgtgaaaattaatgctggaatagctgcttattttcaattctctcctaaaataaagttaataaaagttaatcgatatattataagcatctaaaaatggtacgattacaaaatacaactcgtcccgcaaaaaacaagcccttatacggcgatgtcgatggaataaaaaaaaagttacgactcttggaatgcgaccgtgaaaaaactaaaaataatccttggccattaacgcgcaaaatggcccggacattaaggggttaaagagcaatATTTTGCCTGTATACAAAACACTTCTTTGTACCAAAAATCATCTACTTTTCACGACAGGAGATACTGGTCTTCCAACATACCTGGAGTTTCCTATAGTTGGAACCCAGCAGTATTTTACTCACATATGGAACTCCAACTCTAAAGACAAGACTTGCTGCGGTATCTCACCTGATCATAGTTATCATGGCCGTGGAAAAAGGGCTCCTTCCTGAAGATCATGCTGGCTAGCATACAGCCCAAGCTCCACATGTCTAGACTGTAGTCATACATCTGCAAAACACAATGGCAAGAAGGGATTGAATTTGCTGATCGGACTGCTGCCGTTCTATCTTTAAGGCAACACAAAGCCCTCAGTGTTCCTTTATTTGGTTGCTTGTGTCAGTTCTTTGCTTTTCCTTGttgcaaaaaaaagaaacaaaaaaaaacgcaaacgtGGAAGAAAACCCAAATCGGACAAtcgctcaattttttttttccagttatacCTGATAATCAACAAGCAGCTCAGGCCCCTTGAAGTATCTGGAGGCGACTCTCACATTGTATTCCTGCCCCGGATGATAGAATTCTGCAAGGCCCCAATCTATTAGTCGGagctgggaagaaaaaaaaagaaatcaaattATGCTGCTAAAAACAAAAGCGGACGCAAGGTCAGATGGATGTCAATGCAGCGCTCTCCACATTTACCTTTCTGTGCTCATGGTCAATCATAACATTATGCGGCTTGACGTCTCTGTGCATTATACCCATACTGTGGCAATAGTCCAGGGCCTGCAGGGAGAATAAGGCATCTATGAACCAGGTTTGGACTAAGCGCACGCACCCAACACTAATATACGGGAGCAACGACAGGAAGGGGAGAAAGTGAGAACGAGTCACACCGTACCTTTAATATTTCATACATGTAGAACCTAATGTCATAATCTGTTAAAGTCTGATATAACTGCTGTGGAGagacagaaaaatagaaaatgaTTAGTAAatgaggaaaaacaaaaaaggcattgctggcagcaaaaaaaaaaacatttcttgatTCTCACCTTAAAATCTGTATTATTGACATGTTCAAATACCAGTGCCGGCGTCCTGGACTGTAAGaggtcaaataaaaataaaatatgagaTTATAGATTAACAGGCCCAGCATGAAATAATAACTTATTTAATATTGCATTGAATTCCTGCGCTGCGGGGGAGGGGACGGCGGCTCACCACAGGATCTTTCACGATGTCAGCCAGGGTGATGATGTTGGGTCCGCCTCGCAAGTTCTCCAGAATCTTGATTTCACGCTTAATTTTCTTCTTCTTCACAGGCTGGAAATAAAAAGGGTGAAGAGAGGAGGATGTGAGGAGAAAAACAACAAACTCTTCATTACTAGAACAGTTATGGCTCAGTGTAAACAAGCAGCTCGGCATATGTCCAAGTTCATAGCCCGGGGAAGGAAAGCATTTCCTTATCCCCAAAAACCATGCATCACACAAGTAGTTCCCCAACCCGTGACTCTCCAGCGGTTTCAAAACTACAACCCcaaaaatgtactgagcttgtcggGTATGCTGGGAGGCGTAGTTTTGATTTAGCAGGAGAGAAAGAGATCGGGGACCACTTTGGTAATGCATATTTTCTGACGATGTCCCCGATAGATGTCCATTGAAAgagggatcgggcatgttggattttaaaggggttgtccactaccggacagctGATGAGCAGGtcagtcatcagcgtatgatcggCGCGTGTCCTACACCCGGATCCCACACCAGATAGCTAATGAGCAGGttagtcatcagcgtatgatcggCGCGTGTCCTACACCCGGATCCCACACCAGATAGCTAATGAGCAGGtcagtcatcagcgtatgatcggCGCGTGTCCTACACCCGGATCCCACACCAGATAGCTAATGAGCAGGtcagtcatcagcgtatgatcggTAGGACCCCCACAGAACACAcactaatgacctatccggtggataggtcaacagttgtccagtagtggaaagcccctttaacatGGCCGCTGCTACTGCTAGAATGGCGGTGTAAATTCCTGACATGGCAAAATCTTAATGTGAGGGAATGGCAGGGAAGCTCCTGTAATTCTGGGCAATTTCCTTATACCCGTTGTCGGTCAACATGCCTGCAAACAGGACCAACCCACCTTCAGAATTTTCACCACGACTTTTTCATTATtggtgatgttaatggcttcaaaGACTTCACTGTACTTGCCCCGACCAAGTTTCCTCACTAGCTGGTAGTCATCCTGATTCCTGCAGCAGGTAAAAGATTTCACGTAAATCGTCATTAGAAACTTGCAGACATAAATCACGCATATATTACAGATTCAGACCGGGGCGTCATCCAGGCAGATTAATGTTTTGCCTGCATTTACTCGGGAGGGTCACCGCGTTATCAGACGCAGGACTCTGAACTCTGCTCAATATCAGGAAAGATTTTGCCATCTGTGCTTATAAATGAAATCCAAGACAATATCGCGAgcgcagaaaataaaaaaatccagtcAGGGGAATACTCCGGTGAAGCACCTTACATGTGAAGTCGATGGATTTAGGACGACATATCTGTAAAGCAAAAAGGTacaagcgcccccccccccccctgtagaaagaagAGCATCTCCCGGGACAACCTACTGCGTTACCCATAGAATAAATATTATAAAGTACTTTTAACCATCAGTCATTATTTCCTGCGTTATATCTGGATTGTTGATAATTCAGCATCTGCCGCTTCTCACGGATACGGAATTAAAGGACTGAACCATAGTTTGAAATGTAACCAGTAAATTACCGTAGGGTGTcgtcgtctcccccccccccccattgtaatcGAGCCCATTTTGGCGGAATGTTTTCGTTCTTGCACTCAGACATAGCGGTATGAGGCTTGTATTTTGCATGATGTGTTACATAGAACTTATGGCTAAACTTTTTaaagggtggaaaaaaaaaacaaaacgcaattCTGCCGTTTTCTTTGAGTTTCACATTGACACCTTTTACTGTGCAGCATAAACTTGTTGCCTGTATTCTAAGAGTCGGTAGTCACAGCGGTATCAAATATGtcgtttttggggggtttttttacATTCTGAAATTTTGCACAATAGCAAAtttaaggaaaaaaatttaagttcCTAGCCAAACGGGTTTGTTTTTCGCAGGAGTTTTTTCTTTAACAAAACCATTTTCATCTACATATAAATTGATTAATTTGGTTATTTCAGTGTTTGTTTGTTTCATCACTTACAGTGCAGTTTAAATAACGTGtaactttattatatgggtcgttacaattattttttttgtttacatttatagaaaataaataaattatatatatatataaaaaccgaCAAGTAATCTACCGTGCAGTGTCCTTTTTAGAGGTCGACCCCCCtccatctaaccacctagatgatgcggccgctattgactgcggcatctagagGGTTTAACAAAGAAGCAGTACGCTACGCGATGGTCTTCCCTGTGACCGTTGCTTTATATTAATGGTGGGTCAATGGGATCGGCAGTGCCGGCAGATAGTTACAGCAGCCGTTTACATACGGCATCTCAGTTAACTGCCTCCCACTGCGACGTATATAGTCATTCAGCAGTAGGCGAATGGTTAAGGAAGGGTTAACCAACTTTCCTTTGATTCAAATCTTTCGACAGGTCACATTGTTTATCTAAACTCAACTCCAGGCATGgagtctaaggcttcgttcacatctgcgtcgggactccggtcatggattccgtctgagctttccgtcaggggaacccatgaacgaaatcctaacggaaaccataggtttccgtttgcgtcaccattgatttccatggtgaCGGATCGGGTGCAAATGgtgtccgtttgtccccgttctgtaagggttccgtcgttttgacggagtgaatagcgcagtcaactaaagcattgattctgtcaaaacgacggaacccggggacaaacggaaaccattttcaccggatccatcaccattgaaatcaatggtaatgcaaatgggttcccgacagaaagctcagacggaaccaatggacggagtcccgacgcggatgtgaacgaagcctaattctgCGAAAACTTATTTCGTCTAAATAATCACACGGCGGACATTAAGACCAACCATATGGAAAGAATTCAGTTTATAGATCAAATGTTCTGCAGTTTGGCCCATCATTAGACAAACATAAAACGAATACTAACCCCCATTCTACAACATGAGACTCGTAATCCCAATACTCCCGGGGTCTGTGTGTGTTCACATCCGTGTAGACACGGGCCCGGCTTGGCACAGGTCCCGACATGGCGGTCTGTTTGGCGGCCAgtgatggacagtgacttcacagGCCCAATGTAAGTAGATGATGACGGAGGAGTCTCACTGTAAATAAAAGAATAATCGTTAGAGGTAAAACATCACCGCAAATATCCCACCAAGAAACTAGACCCCCCCCCACTACCTTCACTATGACCGGTGTTAGAGGGTCTATAGGGAACTGGAGCTCAAGTACAGACACATTGGTCCGTTGTAAATCAATATGGTCAGATCCTTCCAATTagtgatgacccccccccccttcaatgACATCGCCCGCAGAAACTATAAACCTCTTGTGCAGCGAGGTGCCCCGCCGCCCATCAGCGCTCCTTGCTGCGCTGTCCGCAGATTCAACGGTAACTAGTCACAGCCGAAAGGCCTGCAGTGCAAAACAGATCAATGCCACGCACGGACTACACCGACACGACTGCACAGATACAAGTCCGGCACACTAGACAGACCACCCCCAGAAACCCCCCGCTGCAGTATAAAGGGTGAGAAATATGGTAATAATGCCAATCAAATGAACAATAATTCATATTGAGCGTCCTGTAGTTAAGCGATTGATGTAACCACTCGGCTGAGACTTGCTGGCCAACTAAAGTGTCCCCtgtaaggtcttgttcacacagtgcagattttgtctgcatttttttttaagccaaaaacagATTTAGATCCAGCAGAGCAGACCTAGGAGGCATTCTTTATATATTCCTTCTGTTTAGGTCCCGTTTTTCGATTTGGCTTGTAAAAATACTggcaaaacctgcagcaaattAGCGAACAAGGCCTAACAATATTGTTTGCACATCGGAGCAGATCACGACCATAATTATATGACAATTTCCCATAGCGGCAAACGTGTCAGGCTCCATCCCCTTAAAGGGAAGCTAAACTTCCACAAAACCGTTCATATGGCAAAGAGACATAAGAAGTTTTGATGGGTaggattctgggggctgagacCCCAATCGTCCCGGgaatgaaggtgcagaagcgaTCGGAGTGCTTCTGTACCTACATTTTTTGCGATGCTGGGGGTCTCCGCacacagacccccaccgatcaaaaaatTGTGATCTCTCTataacatatcaaaagttttgcaaAAGTCTAGTCACTCTTTAAGGCCTAGTGCACAccaccgtgcagtatttactgactgtCAATGCTGTACTGACGGGCTGCGGAGCGTTATCCACATTTGCGG
The genomic region above belongs to Rhinoderma darwinii isolate aRhiDar2 chromosome 13, aRhiDar2.hap1, whole genome shotgun sequence and contains:
- the CSNK2A1 gene encoding casein kinase II subunit alpha isoform X1 gives rise to the protein MSGPVPSRARVYTDVNTHRPREYWDYESHVVEWGNQDDYQLVRKLGRGKYSEVFEAINITNNEKVVVKILKPVKKKKIKREIKILENLRGGPNIITLADIVKDPVSRTPALVFEHVNNTDFKQLYQTLTDYDIRFYMYEILKALDYCHSMGIMHRDVKPHNVMIDHEHRKLRLIDWGLAEFYHPGQEYNVRVASRYFKGPELLVDYQMYDYSLDMWSLGCMLASMIFRKEPFFHGHDNYDQLVRIAKVLGTEDLYDYIDKYNIELDPRFNDILGRHSRKRWERFVHSENQHLVSPEALDFLDKLLRYDHQTRLTAREAMDHPYFYPIVKDQSRMGTSNMPSGSTPVSSASMMSGQSQPKSSNRDKSGISTVPTPSALGSLAGSPVISATNTLGTPVAATAGAPQ
- the CSNK2A1 gene encoding casein kinase II subunit alpha isoform X2 yields the protein MSGPVPSRARVYTDVNTHRPREYWDYESHVVEWGNQDDYQLVRKLGRGKYSEVFEAINITNNEKVVVKILKPVKKKKIKREIKILENLRGGPNIITLADIVKDPVSRTPALVFEHVNNTDFKLYQTLTDYDIRFYMYEILKALDYCHSMGIMHRDVKPHNVMIDHEHRKLRLIDWGLAEFYHPGQEYNVRVASRYFKGPELLVDYQMYDYSLDMWSLGCMLASMIFRKEPFFHGHDNYDQLVRIAKVLGTEDLYDYIDKYNIELDPRFNDILGRHSRKRWERFVHSENQHLVSPEALDFLDKLLRYDHQTRLTAREAMDHPYFYPIVKDQSRMGTSNMPSGSTPVSSASMMSGQSQPKSSNRDKSGISTVPTPSALGSLAGSPVISATNTLGTPVAATAGAPQ
- the CSNK2A1 gene encoding casein kinase II subunit alpha isoform X3, with amino-acid sequence MSGPVPSRARVYTDVNTHRPREYWDYESHVVEWGNQDDYQLVRKLGRGKYSEVFEAINITNNEKVVVKILKPVKKKKIKREIKILENLRGGPNIITLADIVKDPVSRTPALVFEHVNNTDFKQLYQTLTDYDIRFYMYEILKALDYCHSMGIMHRDVKPHNVMIDHEHRKLRLIDWGLAEFYHPGQEYNVRVASRYFKGPELLVDYQMYDYSLDMWSLGCMLASMIFRKEPFFHGHDNYDQLVRIAKVLGTEDLYDYIDKYNIELDPRFNDILGRHSRKRWERFVHSENQHLVSPEALDFLDKLLRYDHQTRLTAREAMDHPYFYPIVKDQSRMGTSNMPSGSTPVSSASMMSGISTVPTPSALGSLAGSPVISATNTLGTPVAATAGAPQ